From Micromonospora echinospora, one genomic window encodes:
- a CDS encoding LytR/AlgR family response regulator transcription factor, which produces MTGGFLRVLAVDDEPPALDELAYHLRADPRVARLHTASDATEALRVLRDDDVDVVFLDIRMPGLDGMELARVLRRFARPPSIVFVTAYDDGAADAFDLGATDYVRKPVRAERLAEALRRVIGARVVPSHPAALARAEDDPTIPVELAGTTRMLPRSAVRWVEAQGDYARLHTADGSHLVRVSLSTLADRWADAGFVRIHRSYLVQLRLIAELRLVNSGYVVVVDSTELPVSRRHTRELKDRLVRAAKQDWNR; this is translated from the coding sequence GTGACCGGCGGGTTCCTGCGGGTGCTGGCGGTCGACGACGAGCCCCCGGCGCTGGACGAGTTGGCGTACCACCTGCGCGCCGACCCCCGGGTGGCCCGGCTGCACACCGCCTCCGACGCCACCGAGGCGCTCCGGGTGCTCCGCGACGACGACGTGGACGTGGTGTTCCTGGACATCCGGATGCCCGGTCTGGACGGCATGGAGCTGGCCCGGGTGCTGCGCCGCTTCGCCCGTCCCCCGTCGATCGTCTTCGTCACCGCGTACGACGACGGCGCGGCGGACGCCTTCGACCTGGGCGCGACCGACTACGTCCGCAAGCCGGTGCGCGCGGAACGGCTGGCCGAGGCCCTGCGCCGGGTGATCGGGGCGCGGGTGGTGCCGAGCCATCCGGCCGCGCTGGCCCGGGCCGAGGACGACCCGACCATCCCGGTGGAGCTGGCCGGGACGACCCGGATGTTGCCCCGCTCGGCGGTGCGCTGGGTGGAGGCGCAGGGCGACTACGCCCGACTGCACACCGCCGACGGGTCGCACCTGGTCCGGGTGTCGCTGTCGACCCTCGCCGACCGCTGGGCGGATGCCGGTTTCGTCCGGATCCACCGGTCGTACCTGGTGCAGTTGCGGCTCATCGCCGAGCTACGGCTGGTCAACTCGGGCTACGTGGTGGTGGTCGACTCCACCGAGCTGCCGGTGAGCCGCCGGCACACCCGGGAGCTGAAGGACCGGCTGGTCCGCGCCGCCAAGCAGGACTGGAACCGCTGA
- a CDS encoding histidine kinase — MSGNVPEVLAVVALVTALVAALLGVGRLRARRGIATASQRATYEVLHTAGLAAAPLRTGLDEAGAAKAVRHLRALVGAVGLALADRDDLLALDGRGAHHAAQLRAAARKAVAAGRSTVLGEVELHCDRVDCPVRGAVVAPLSGPDGRVVGALVAVADEAPAPGLVQATLETADWAGDQLALAELDSSRERLARAEVRALRAQISPHFIYNALTAIASFVRTDPERARELILEFAEFTRYSFRAHGEFTTLAEELRSIDRYLTIERARFGDRLQVRLQIAPEVLPVTLPFLCLQPLVENAVRHGLSRKPGTGMVSIEARDAGAECHITVEDDGVGMDPATLTAGIAELAGPAGEPDGAGRAGGTGHSGGSGHSGGPGDDSGQHVGLSNVDERLRSAFGDRFGLVVETGLGSGTKVSMRIPKFHPGVRAGS; from the coding sequence GTGAGCGGCAACGTTCCCGAGGTACTCGCGGTCGTCGCGCTGGTGACCGCGCTGGTGGCCGCCCTGCTCGGGGTGGGCCGGCTGCGCGCCCGCCGGGGCATCGCCACCGCCAGCCAGCGGGCCACGTACGAGGTGCTGCACACCGCCGGGCTGGCCGCCGCCCCGCTGCGTACCGGACTGGACGAGGCCGGCGCGGCCAAGGCCGTCCGGCACCTGCGGGCCCTGGTGGGCGCGGTCGGGTTGGCGCTGGCCGACCGGGACGACCTGCTCGCCCTCGACGGGCGCGGCGCGCACCACGCGGCCCAGCTCCGCGCGGCGGCCCGGAAGGCGGTGGCCGCCGGCCGCTCGACCGTGCTCGGCGAGGTGGAACTGCACTGCGACCGGGTCGACTGCCCGGTACGCGGTGCGGTGGTCGCCCCGCTCAGCGGCCCGGACGGGCGGGTGGTCGGGGCGCTGGTGGCGGTCGCCGACGAGGCTCCGGCCCCGGGGCTGGTGCAGGCCACCCTGGAGACCGCCGACTGGGCCGGCGACCAGCTCGCCCTGGCCGAGCTGGACTCCTCTCGGGAGCGGCTGGCCCGGGCCGAGGTCCGGGCGCTGCGGGCGCAGATCAGCCCGCACTTCATCTACAACGCGCTGACCGCCATCGCCTCGTTCGTCCGCACCGACCCGGAGCGGGCCCGGGAGCTGATCCTGGAGTTCGCCGAGTTCACCCGGTACTCCTTCCGGGCCCACGGCGAGTTCACCACGCTGGCCGAGGAGCTGCGCTCGATCGACCGCTACCTGACCATCGAGCGGGCCCGGTTCGGCGACCGGCTCCAGGTGCGGCTCCAGATCGCCCCGGAGGTGCTGCCGGTGACGCTGCCCTTCCTCTGTCTGCAACCGCTGGTGGAGAACGCCGTCCGGCACGGGTTGTCCCGCAAGCCCGGCACGGGCATGGTGAGCATCGAGGCCCGGGACGCGGGCGCCGAGTGCCACATCACCGTGGAGGACGACGGCGTGGGAATGGACCCGGCGACCCTGACCGCCGGCATCGCCGAGCTGGCCGGACCGGCCGGCGAGCCGGACGGCGCGGGGCGCGCCGGCGGGACCGGACATTCGGGCGGTTCGGGCCATTCGGGCGGCCCGGGGGACGACTCGGGACAGCACGTCGGGCTCTCCAACGTCGACGAGCGGCTCCGGTCGGCCTTCGGCGACCGGTTCGGCCTGGTCGTGGAGACCGGCCTCGGATCGGGTACGAAGGTGAGCATGCGGATTCCGAAGTTCCACCCCGGCGTCCGGGCCGGCTCGTGA